The Flavobacterium sp. K5-23 genome segment CGAGGGATTATAGGATTCATATTTTTCTCTATTTGTGCATCGTCTGTTTCTTCGTGAGACAAAGAATGGACGTATTTATAGGTTCCGTAAGTTCCACCCAAAACAATTAAAACCGAAAGGATAATAATAAATTTAGTGTTTGTTTTTTTCTTTTCCATCTGTGGTTTTGATTATGATTTTGAATGATTGAATGATTGTGATAATTGTCCGGTAACAGAAAGCAATTCATAATATTTTTGAATTACGTTAGCTTTCGATAAAGCATTATTGATTGTCGCATTTAATTGCTCCACATCGGCTTCCAGTAAATCGTTTGTGTCCGAAAGTCCGTTGTCATACTTGTCTTTTATGATTCTATAATTTTCTGATGCTTGCTCCACAGCTTGATTATAAACTGTTCTTTGTTTCTGAGCTAAATTATAATCTTCAATCGCTTTCTGAACTTGAATTTTTATATAATCCGTCAGCATTTCTTCGGTATTGTGTAATTCAATCGCTTTACTTTCGGCAATTTTCACCATAACCCCGTTTTTAACTATTGCTCCCAGATCATAAGAAATCCCAACACCAAAGTTCATAGCATTTTGAACTGTTATTACATTTTTAAGGTCTAATGCAGTGTAACCGCCAAGAAGCGCAATCGATGGGTAATAAGCACTTCGTGCCATTTTGATATTTGCCTGACTTGCTTTTTCTTGAAAATGAATGGCTTCTAGATCTTTTCTGTTTTGAAGAGCAGGTGATTCATTTGATGGGGTAGTTCCCATTTTAAAATCGGCGAAATCACTTTCACGAACTTCTAATTCGGTTCCCGGAGCCAATTTTAAAAGGCTAACTAAGTGAAAATTGACAATGTTCAACGTGTTATTAGCCTCGTCCAGAGAAAGCTGAATTTTTGAAACTTGTAATTGTGATTTCAGTAAATCATTTCTTGGAATGATTCCGTTTTTCTCTAATTCAATAAAATCAAGAACACGCTGTTCGGCTCTTTTTTGGTTTTCTTCAAGAAGTTCTACCGTTTTTTGAGCTTTAAAAAGACCCGCATAATAATTAATCACTTTCATAGCTACATCTTCCTTTGTTTGTGAAGCCGTTGCTATTTCGGCCTGATACAAATTATCGTATATTTTAATGCTATTTTGGATTTTAAAACCAGCAAATACAGGCACACTCGCACTGACTTGACCTATCATTAGTTGGTTT includes the following:
- a CDS encoding TolC family protein, with protein sequence MKISQFLFFGIFLIGIPTVEAQEKTSLTLDEAIHFAWTKSNEVSLANTKAETKKFELQSIKNNQYPDLKVAGQYQRLAGADVDFKINNNNSQTLPVVNQLMIGQVSASVPVFAGFKIQNSIKIYDNLYQAEIATASQTKEDVAMKVINYYAGLFKAQKTVELLEENQKRAEQRVLDFIELEKNGIIPRNDLLKSQLQVSKIQLSLDEANNTLNIVNFHLVSLLKLAPGTELEVRESDFADFKMGTTPSNESPALQNRKDLEAIHFQEKASQANIKMARSAYYPSIALLGGYTALDLKNVITVQNAMNFGVGISYDLGAIVKNGVMVKIAESKAIELHNTEEMLTDYIKIQVQKAIEDYNLAQKQRTVYNQAVEQASENYRIIKDKYDNGLSDTNDLLEADVEQLNATINNALSKANVIQKYYELLSVTGQLSQSFNHSKS